The Rhodothermales bacterium DNA window TGGCGACGAAGACAAACGACAGCAACACGCCAGTCGCAAGCAACAACGCCAGCGGAGCGCCGTAGCCGGCCAGTTCCCGAGCGTGGATGAGTAACGGGGCGCCGGCGCCCACGGCAAACGCGCCGGCGAGCGGCAGCGCCAGCCCCAGGTAGAGGCCGCCGAAGAGCTGGCTCCGTTTGATCGGCTGCGCCAGCAGCAGCTCCATGAAGTCGCGCGCCGCATACAGGTACATCGCCCCGAAGACGATGCACACGAGCGGGATGACAAGGAGCGAGAGATTCATCAGACTCAACAGCGCGCGTCCCCCGCCGCCAAACCGGAACAGGGCCTCGCCGCTGAGGGCAAAAAACAGGGCGTAGGCGATCAACCCCTTGCTGCGGGAGATGTCGTTCAACGCATACGCGAATATCGTGCGGAGCGGGTTCATGCGGCTTTCTCCTGCATCAGGTGGGCGATGGCGCGTTCGAGGTCGTTCTCGCCCGTGCGGTCCTTGATGGCCTGCTGCCGGCCCATGGTGTGCACCCGGCCGTCGAGCAGGAACGCGATGGTGTCCGCCAGCGCCTCGACCTCCCCGATATTGTGGGAGGTGAGGATGACGGTTTTGCCGGCGTCCCGCTCGCGGCGGATCTTGTCTTTGAGGAGACTGCTGGCGATCGGGTCCAGGCTGGCGGTCGGCTCGTCGAGAATCAGGATGTCCGGCCGGAAGAGGAAGGCGATGACGGCATTGATCTTCTGGCGTGTCCCGCCCGAGAGGGCGCGCATCGGCTTGTCGACATCGCGCTCGAGGCCGAAGAGCTCGAATAGCTCGTCATCCACGCCGACGGGATTGCCACGCAGGTTCCGAAGGAGGGTCAGCAGTTCGCGCATGCGCAGGTTCTCGGGGAAGCGAGCGATCTGAGGCATGTAGCCGATCCGCTCGCGGTATGCCCAGCCGGCGTCGAGCCGCTGTCCGTCGAGGAAAATGCGTCCTCCGGTAGGGCGAACGAGCCCGAGGATGCACTTGATAAGCGTCGTCTTCCCCGACCCATTATGGCCGAGGATGGCGGTGATCTCCTGGCGCTCGATCGGCAGGTTCAGGCCTCGCAACACATCGTGCTTGCTGAATCGCTTTTCGATCCCATCGATCTGGATCATGGGTTTTCCGATGTCGATCATTGGAATGCGCGTAGCGCGGGGCTAGCATCGACGAGGGTCTCGGGCGTCAGCGAGGGCAACACGCGCTCGGCAGCGTCCAGCAAGTCGATGAACAGGCTCCGCAAGAGGATGATGGAGGGCTCGTTGGCCTCAACGAGCAATGAAAAGAGGCGCACGGGGCGGAACGGGACGTCGCCCACGCCGTCGCGGTCGAGGTCGTACCCCGTGTAGTTGTCCCAGTAGTTGCCGGCGAACGTACTGTTGCTCTGTCGGCTGTTGGTGGCGACATCGAAGGTGTTGGCGATGAAGTTGTTCGCGGTGATGGTGTTGTCCGTCGCGTTCGCCATCAGCTTCAGCGCCCAGCCGTTGCCCTCAAAGGTGTTGCCGTCCATCGCCATCCGGTTCGACCCCTCGGCGTAAATCCCGATCGTGTTGCGCCGGAACGTATTGCCGCGGATCGCGCTGTCGGTGATGTCTTTCAATAGCAGCCCGTACGACGCCGGCCCCCAGTTGTCCTCGAAGCGGTTGGCGGTCATCTCAACGGTTTTGCTGTACATGACGGCCACGCCGGCGCCGTTGGCCAGCAGGGCGTTGCGGCGATAGATACACCGGTTCGAAAACATGAAATGCAGCCCGTAGCGCAGGTTGCCGGTGCTGAGGTTGTCCAGCACCTCACTGTCCTCCACGAACTCCAGATAAATCCCATCCCGGTGCCCGCGCACGGTGTTGCCGGTGATCGTGATGTAGCGCGAATACCAGAGATGGATGCCGTTGCCGGAGCGGGTTTCGGTGCCTTTCCGGCCTTCCAGGACGTTTCCGCGGATCGCGCAGTGGCTGGTACGGGCCAGATAGATCCCGAAAAACGTGTCCTCGAACCGGTTGTCTTCGATCACACACTGGCTCGCCTCGTTGAGCTTGATGGCGGCCTGATCCTCGACAAAACTGGTGGCGACGTTGCGAAACACGAGGCCTCGAACGGCCACGCTGTCGGCGGTGATGAGGAGGATCGGCTGGCCGTCGCCGTCGATCACGGCGCCGACCTCGCCGACGAGCGTCAGCGGTTTGTCGATCGTGATGCGCTGCTCATGCCACACGCCGGCGCGGACGACCACCTCGCTGCCGGCCGGCGCGCGCCGCACGGCCTCGGCGATCGTCGTCAGGGTGTCGTTCGGCGCGGTGATCCGAACCGGCGTTTGTGCGGACACAGCGCCGACGAGGACCAGGGTGAGCAGGATGAAGAGGGTGCGTTTCATGGCGGCCGCCGGTGCGTCACTTAGGGGTGTGTACGATATCCAACGTACTGGCCGGTCGGCCGGCGATCCGCAGCACCTCTTCCCATCCGAGTACCTCGCCGTCTGGCGCCTGCTGGCGTGCCGCTTCGGCCGTCGGGAAGGCGCCGAGGTTCATCCCCATCGGACTCGAAATGGACGGGCTGCGGTAGAGGATGATTTCTTCGGCCGGCCGCAATACCTCCGGCGCGGTGAAGTCGACCATCCAGAGCGCATGCACCTCAGGCTTCTGCTCGGCGACGTAGGCGGCGAGGCATTCGATGGCATCGAACGGGAGCCGTTTGCCCTGCGGCGTCACCAGCTCGGCGCCGAAGCGCGGGTCGGTGAGGGTCATCATGCAGTGCGTGCAGCGGTCGTGGCCGTAGTCGAGCGGCCGGGGATCCAGCGAGCAGCCGGCGAGGCCGGCAATGAGAAAGAGAAGGAAGGGGATACGCATGTCAGGCGACCTCCGGCGCGGCTTGTTTCCGGGTGCGGAGCTGGAGGTAGGAGAGGTAGAGGCCGGCGCCTAGCGACGCGAAGGCGATCCACCCACTCAATGCCGGCCACGAGGTGGCGGTGAAGTTGAGCAGCTGCTTCGAGCCGATCAGCGGCGGCTGGTAGCTCATCCCCGGGATCTTGATGATCGCGTTCACCGTGTCCAGGTTGTGGCCGTAGTCGTATTCCCACAGGTAAAAATCCACCAGGCCCACGACGGCGATCGCCAGAAACAGCCCCGTCCACCCGTACAGCAGCCACGGCCGGCCGATCGCCGCCGCCAGCAGCCCCAGCGCCACCAGCCCCCCGATGATCCACGGCATCATCTTTAATTCGGGGATCGCCTCCGGCACGATCCGCTTCATGCCGATGTAGTGATTGAGATTGTTGATGTTGTTCAGGTCGTGCTCCCTCTGGCCTTTGATGGTATCGATCCAGATCTCCAACCCCAACCCCTCCGGGTATTGCGGCGCTTCGAGCGAAATGCTCCAGATGGGTGCGAGATACATCACCAACAGCGCAAGCGATGCAACGGCAAGGATGAGGCGGGTGCGCGAGTTCATGGCGAGGTTGTATGGCGGACGGCATGGGAGCGAGGCTCCGGGTACAGGGAGTACTTCGCGCCCATACCGTCCTTGATTA harbors:
- a CDS encoding ABC transporter permease subunit, which produces MNPLRTIFAYALNDISRSKGLIAYALFFALSGEALFRFGGGGRALLSLMNLSLLVIPLVCIVFGAMYLYAARDFMELLLAQPIKRSQLFGGLYLGLALPLAGAFAVGAGAPLLIHARELAGYGAPLALLLATGVLLSFVFVAIAFLFAIGFDEKVKGLAAALVTWLMFGIVYDGLMLLVIHLYAAYPLEIPTLVLTLLNPLDLARVMMLLQVDIAAMMGYTGAVFEAFFGTPIGMVVAGVMLLLWIAGPLGVSYRLFLRKDF
- a CDS encoding ABC transporter ATP-binding protein, with amino-acid sequence MIDIGKPMIQIDGIEKRFSKHDVLRGLNLPIERQEITAILGHNGSGKTTLIKCILGLVRPTGGRIFLDGQRLDAGWAYRERIGYMPQIARFPENLRMRELLTLLRNLRGNPVGVDDELFELFGLERDVDKPMRALSGGTRQKINAVIAFLFRPDILILDEPTASLDPIASSLLKDKIRRERDAGKTVILTSHNIGEVEALADTIAFLLDGRVHTMGRQQAIKDRTGENDLERAIAHLMQEKAA
- a CDS encoding nitrous oxide reductase family maturation protein NosD — protein: MKRTLFILLTLVLVGAVSAQTPVRITAPNDTLTTIAEAVRRAPAGSEVVVRAGVWHEQRITIDKPLTLVGEVGAVIDGDGQPILLITADSVAVRGLVFRNVATSFVEDQAAIKLNEASQCVIEDNRFEDTFFGIYLARTSHCAIRGNVLEGRKGTETRSGNGIHLWYSRYITITGNTVRGHRDGIYLEFVEDSEVLDNLSTGNLRYGLHFMFSNRCIYRRNALLANGAGVAVMYSKTVEMTANRFEDNWGPASYGLLLKDITDSAIRGNTFRRNTIGIYAEGSNRMAMDGNTFEGNGWALKLMANATDNTITANNFIANTFDVATNSRQSNSTFAGNYWDNYTGYDLDRDGVGDVPFRPVRLFSLLVEANEPSIILLRSLFIDLLDAAERVLPSLTPETLVDASPALRAFQ